One window from the genome of Erwinia sorbitola encodes:
- a CDS encoding methionine ABC transporter ATP-binding protein: protein MIEIDGLRKQYHTAGGRTVEVLKGISLTVPAGSITAVVGPSGAGKSTLAKCISLLERPSSGSIRVNGEDLSRLSGAALRRERRAIGTVFQSSALLQRKTAWENVALPLEWLGVVPGEIKRHVGQLLESVGLSDKADSYPAQLSGGQRQRVGIARALALKPSVLLADEATSGLDPQATAAILLLLKQLRQQFGLSIILITHEMDVVRSTADAVAEIRDGQLVQQGPLQQLLSSPDSALGAQLFPLRPVDAAGDLQLRLTCAPPLATDWISRLSVQHNLQVDLLAAHVEEVSGQLAGRMQIAVRFNQRPLAPQALIDALAQLGMKAQIMAERPRLQEAG, encoded by the coding sequence ATGATTGAAATCGACGGCCTGCGAAAACAGTATCACACAGCCGGGGGGCGTACGGTTGAAGTGCTGAAAGGCATTTCATTGACGGTACCCGCAGGCTCCATCACCGCGGTGGTTGGGCCGAGCGGTGCCGGAAAATCGACGCTGGCAAAGTGCATCAGCCTGCTGGAGCGCCCGAGCTCTGGCAGCATCCGCGTAAACGGTGAGGATCTGTCGCGGCTGTCCGGTGCTGCACTGCGACGTGAGCGCCGCGCAATCGGCACAGTATTTCAGTCATCTGCGCTGCTGCAACGCAAAACAGCCTGGGAAAATGTTGCGCTGCCGCTGGAGTGGCTCGGCGTGGTGCCGGGAGAGATAAAACGCCACGTCGGACAGCTGCTGGAGAGTGTCGGCCTGTCGGATAAAGCAGACAGTTATCCGGCGCAGCTCTCCGGCGGCCAGCGTCAGCGCGTTGGAATTGCCCGCGCACTGGCGCTGAAACCTTCAGTACTGCTGGCTGATGAAGCCACCTCGGGGCTGGATCCCCAGGCTACTGCGGCCATTCTGCTGCTGCTGAAACAGCTGCGTCAGCAGTTTGGACTCTCGATCATCTTAATCACTCATGAGATGGATGTGGTACGCAGTACCGCCGATGCAGTTGCGGAAATCCGCGATGGTCAGCTGGTGCAGCAGGGGCCATTACAGCAGCTGCTCAGTAGCCCCGATTCTGCCCTGGGCGCGCAGCTTTTCCCGCTGCGCCCGGTAGATGCTGCGGGGGATCTGCAACTGCGTTTGACCTGTGCGCCGCCGCTGGCAACCGACTGGATCAGCCGGCTCAGTGTGCAGCACAACTTACAGGTCGATCTGCTGGCGGCCCATGTGGAAGAAGTTTCCGGTCAGCTGGCAGGAAGGATGCAGATTGCCGTGCGTTTTAACCAGCGTCCGCTGGCACCGCAGGCGCTGATTGATGCGCTGGCGCAGCTGGGAATGAAGGCACAAATCATGGCAGAGCGCCCGCGCTTGCAGGAGGCCGGATGA